Proteins found in one Takifugu rubripes chromosome 15, fTakRub1.2, whole genome shotgun sequence genomic segment:
- the amot gene encoding angiomotin — MRAAVEESANPTNSAGGGGSTVLQRLLQEQMNRNYVLQQQQGAGGGAGGYPTPGQGQGQGQVGTSDDHSMTPHIARQEPQGQELQADSSLEKLGSTKVGGRGGSMGGGGGSGSCSGGGSSQGQCPNPDDLPTYEEAKVQSQFFRGHGPQQQNSPSQPQHSLSPSVGATFYVTGVTNAKIRTEGRPTVHRVSSTAKVHQDDGLKDLKQGHVRSLSERLMQLSLATSGVKAHAPVTSAPLSPLSPPPGPPGDYYKPQHRGPPPDYPFKGMGSPSKQQDPGGNFYHEQRGKDFFRDVPSVRYQPPPEYGSFRSSKESSIHSQRTQHSPTSSITSVGSLSRTQSSVLSSILSASHSSYSHQHPHSQGEPLSTLAARNPQGPSFQQSGESLISGPIHLPRGHGYSHDPYGSTPRMYHHQHHQQQQQQHQYQQAQPPQLQGPPPPQAQMPVQAVQYPHGCSHLQGESFAVMAYAHQMVDMLTEENRILRQEMEVCRDKVTKLHKLETEIQLVSEAYENLAKSSSKREALEKTMRNKLELEVRRLHDFNRDLRERMETANKQLAAKECDDTEDNRKTISQLLAQNKETLREKEKLEMELSTLRSSTEDQRRHIEIRDQALNNAQAKVVKLEEELKKKQVYVDKVERMQQALAQLQAACEKREQLEHRLRTRLERELESLRMQQRQGGAQSSGAVPSEYNTTALMEHLREKEERILALEADITKWEQKYLEESVMRQFALDAAASVATQRDASAVMISHSPSSSYDTSVEARIQKEEEEILMANRRCLDMESRIKNLHAQIIEKDAMIKVLHQRSRKEPVKLDTPSAMRPSKSLMSISNTNSGGSGLLSHGLGLSNSPITEERKDTSWKGSLGVLLGPEYRTESLRTESISSSPSPVLPSTPMTTGHSKTGSKDSYTQTEKGQSQDSKPSTPALQSMTLPARLSSPSPVYIPDRFADVPVFHSSTLERRLPVQVHSQPAGPPPAPLGQQEADSEMVEILI; from the exons ATGAGGGCTGCAGTTGAGGAGTCGGCCAATCCCACCAACAGCGCCGGAGGTGGCGGCAGCACTGTCCTGCAacggctgctgcaggaacagatgAATCGGAATTATGTGCTGCAACAGCAAcaaggggcaggagggggggcgggAGGCTACCCAACGCCggggcaggggcagggacaAGGACAGGTGGGCACGTCTGATGATCACTCAATGACCCCCCACATTGCTCGCCAGGAGCCGCAGGGACAGGAACTGCAAGCAGACAGCAGTTTGGAAAAACTGGGTTCCACCAAAGTAGGAGGACGGGGCGGTagcatggggggtggggggggctcggGAAGCTGCAGTGGCGGTGGGAGCAGCCAGGGTCAGTGCCCAAACCCAGATGACCTCCCGACTTACGAAGAGGCTAAAGTGCAGTCCCAGTTCTTCCGGGGCCACGGtcctcagcagcagaacagccCGTCGCAGCCGCAACATTCCCTGTCGCCCTCGGTGGGCGCTACCTTCTACGTGACCGGCGTGACCAACGCTAAGATCCGCACGGAGGGGCGCCCGACGGTGCACCGGGTGAGCAGCACGGCCAAAGTGCACCAAGATGATGGGCTGAAGGACCTGAAGCAAGGACACGTTCGCTCGCTCAGCGAGCGGCTCATGCAGCTCTCCCTGGCGACCAGTGGCGTGAAGGCCCATGCTCCCGTCACTAGTGCGCCCCtttcccctctgtcccccccaccGGGACCACCGGGTGACTATTATAAGCCCCAGCATCGGGGGCCACCTCCAGATTACCCCTTCAAAGGAATGGGCTCACCTTCCAAACAGCAAGACCCCGGAGGCAATTTTTACCACGAACAGAGAGGGAAGGATTTCTTCAGAGACGTGCCCAGCGTCCGGTACCAGCCCCCCCCGGAGTACGGCTCGTTCAG GTCCAGTAAGGAGAGTTCGATCCACTCCCAGAGGACACAGCACAGTCCCACCTCTTCCATCACGTCTGTGGGGTCCTTGTCCCGCACGCAGTCCTCTGTCCTCAGCAGCATCCTCAGTGCCTCTCACTCGTCCTATTCTCACCAGCACCCCCACAGCCAGGGAGAACCCTTATCCACTTTGGCAGCCCGAAATCCACAGGGTCCCAGTTTTCAGCAGTCTGGTGAGAGCCTCATTTCAGGACCAATCCACCTCCCCCGAGGCCATGGTTATAGTCATGACCCCTATGGCTCTACTCCAAGGATgtaccaccaccagcaccaccagcagcagcagcagcaacatcagtaTCAGCAAGCACAGCCTCCGCAGTTACAaggacctccacctcctcaggcCCAAATGCCCGTCCAGGCTGTCCAGTACCCCCACGGCTGCTCTCACCTGCAGGGGGAGTCCTTTGCCGTCATGGCGTACGCCCATCAGATGGTGGATATGCTGACAGAGGAGAACCGGATCCTGAGGCAAGAAATGGAAGTCTGTCGCGACAAAGTCACCAAGCTGCACAAG TTGGAAACTGAGATCCAGCTGGTGTCAGAGGCTTATGAAAACCTGGCCAAGTCCTCCTCCAAGAGGGAGGCCTTGGAGAAGACCATGAGGAacaagctggagctggaggttcGGCGGCTGCACGACTTCAACAGGGACCTCCGAG AGCGCATGGAGACGGCCAACAAGCAGCTCGCGGCCAAAGAGTGTGACGACACGGAGGACAACCGTAAAACAATCTCCCAGCTGCTGGCGCAGA ACAAAGAGACGCTGCGGGAGAAGGAGAAGTTGGAGATGGAGCTGAGCACGCTGCGGTCCAGCACAGAAGACCAGAGGAGACACATTGAGATCAGAGATCAGGCTCTTAATAATGCTCAAGCAAAAGTGGTCAAGCTGGAAGAGGAG ctgaaaAAGAAGCAGGTGTACGTGGACAAAGTGGAGAGGATGCAGCAGGCCTTGGCGCAGCTCCAGGCAGCCTGCGAGAAGAGAGAACAACTTGAACACCGTCTGCGCACGAGGCTGGAGAGAGAGTTGGAGTCTCTGCGCATGCAGCAG CGTCAGGGTGGCGCTCAAAGCAGTGGAGCCGTCCCCTCCGAGTATAACACCACTGCGCTCATGGAGCAtttgagagagaaggaggagcggATCCTGGCCCTGGAAGCCGACATCACCAAGTGGGAGCAGAAATACTTGGAGGAGAGCGTAATGAGGCAGTTTGCCCTGGACGCTGCAGCATCGGTTGCTACCCAGAG GGACGCATCAGCAGTCATGATTAGCCACTCTCCGAGCAGCAGCTACGACACATCGGTGGAGGCTCGAATccagaaggaagaagaggagatcCTCATGGCGAACCGGCGCTGCCTGGACATGGAGAGCAG GATAAAGAACCTCCATGCTCAGATCATTGAGAAGGATGCCATGATCAAGGTTCTTCACCAGCGCTCCAGGAAGGAACCTGTTAAACTAGACACACCTTCTGCCATGCGGCCCTCCAAATCCCTGATGTCAATATCCAACACCAACTCTGGTGGCTCGGGTCTGCTGTCCCATGGTCTGGGACTCAGTAACTCGCCCATTACCGAAGAACGGAAGGACACGAGCTGGAAGGGGAGCCTGG GGGTTCTCCTGGGACCAGAGTATCGTACAGAGTCGCTCAGGACGGAGTCCATCTCATCGTCCCCCTCCCCGGTGCTTCCCTCCACCCCCATGACGACAGGCCACTCAAAGACGGGGAGCAAGGACAGCTACACACAGACGGAGAAGGGCCAGAGCCAGGACAGCAAGCCCAGCACCCCCGCCCTGCAGAGCATGACGCTGCCAGCCCGGCTGTCCAGCCCCAGCCCCGTTTACATCCCCGACCGCTTCGCAG ACGTGCCGGTGTTTCACAGCAGCACCCTCGAAAGGCGGCTTCCCGTCCAGGTCCACTCCCAGCCGGCAGGCCCCCCTCCAGCCCCGCTCGGccagcaggaagcagacagCGAGATGGTGGAAATCCTCATCTGA